The Octopus sinensis unplaced genomic scaffold, ASM634580v1 Contig20124, whole genome shotgun sequence genomic interval ctggtacttaatttatcaaccctgaaaggatgaaagacaaagtcgacctcagcggaatttgaactcagaacgtaaagacagacaaaacactgctaagtatttcacccggcgggctaacgtttctgcccactTGCCACTTTACCCACATCTAAATATTAACAAGAAAATGTTTATAAGCAACGTTTcggtattaatgtgtgtgtgtgtgtgtgtatgtgatcagCTCTGCAGAGTAGATGAAAGGCGCTCACTCATGATGTTATGgactttctgctgaagagcgtaggcttgaaacataaaagactttcttacttccagagcattaaactaatacatctgtttgttgtttacacacccatcttcatcttttggggttttttttcgtaaattcttactatatatatacacatatatatatggcaggagtggctgtatggtaagtatcttgtttaccaaccacatggttctgggttcagtcccaccgcgtggcaccttgggcaagtgccttctactatagtctcaggccaaccaatgccttgtgagtggatttggtagacggaaactgaaagaagcccattgtatatatgtatatatatgcatgtgtgtgtcgtatatgtgtcgtatatgtgtatctatatatatatatatatatatatatatatatatatatatatatatatatgtatgtgtgtatatgtttgtgtgtctgtggttgtccccctagcattgcttgacaaccgatgctgggtgttttttatgtccccgttacttagcggtcggcaaaagagactgatagaataagtactgggcttacaaaagaataagtcccggtgtcgagttgctcgattaaggcggtgctccagcatggcacagtcaaatgactgaaacaagtaaaagagtatctataaTTATCTGTACAGAAATGTAGGAAATATTCGCTGTTGCCATTTCTACGGTTTAAATGTATtctctatttatattatttctgttgtttcagAATAATGGAATAATAGAATTGTTACAACAGAAACTTCACCAGAATATATTCATCATCTTTTAAAGACTAAAGGAAGGAATTTTTATACAGAATTGATATAACCTCGTTTAATATGAAGCTGAGGTGAAATATTTCCTCTTGGGTGAGATTATAAACAACACTTCTCTGTGTTTGCTCTCTGGAACCTGTACGAGATAATCTTGCATTCTAAATAAACTTGGattcaatttacaaaggagattgCAACGTTTCCAAATTACAGCAGAGATTACAGTTGATGGAAACGTAGCTGAAGGAATATTTGTCAGGAATGATTTATAACAACTAAACTAGAAGATATATATTttggtgaaagaagaaaaattattgaaattttcatGATGCAGAGATTACAGTTGATGGAAACATAGCTGAAGGAATATTTGTTGGAAGGAAACTATAAacgtaaaaacaaggaaagtttGCATACATTTTTTGTAAAAGAGACAGAACTGCGGGAAAATTACTGAGGTGTAAAGTTAAAGAACTTATTCTTTCCTGTAAAAATGCCGAAAGAGTTAGTAAACGTTTATCATTGTGATGTATGTAAAAAGTCTTTTTCTCAAAAAGGAAACTTAAcgactcacaaacgcattcacacaggagagaaaccattttgcTGTGATGTTTGCAGTAAGTCATTCTCCCAAAATCAGCACTTAgttaatcacaaacgtattcatacaggagagaaaccatttcactgtgaaatctgtaaCAAATCATTTTCTCGGAGTCATTTCTTAACGACTCACAAGCGtgtccatacaggagagaagccatatcagtgtgatgtctgcagtaaatccttctctcaaagCGGTGACTTAATTactcacatacgtattcatacaggggagaaaccatatcactgtgatatctgtggtaaatctttctctcgtaCGTATAGCttaaatattcacaaatatatccaTACAGGTGACAAGcaataccactgtgatatctgtggtaaatcattctacgGAAATCAACATTTAATTAgccacaaacgtgttcatacaggagagaaaccgttccattgtgatgtctgtaataaatcattctctcgtaattATGAGTTGACTACTCACAAACGGATTCATTCTGGGAAGAAGCCATATGTGTGTGATACATGCGGTAAATCTTTCACTCGAAATTATGATTTAACAAGCCACAGGaacattcatacaggggagaagccatattattgtgatatctgtggtaaattattctctcgaAATATTGAGGTAAtttctcacaagcgtattcatacaggagagaaaccgtatcaatgtgatatctgtggagaatcattctctcagagAAATACCTTAACaggacacaaacgtattcatacgggagagaaaccatatcactgtgacatctgtggtaaatcattctccattGGAAAGACTTTAACTAggcacaaacttattcatacaggtgagaaaccatttcactgtctTACCTGTGGTAAATTGTTCTCTCGAAATGataacttaactactcacaaatgcattcatactggagaaaaaccaatCTGATATTTGTGGACCATCATTCTTTCAAAGTGGTGAATTGACTAGACATAGATGTGTTCATACAGAACAGTAACTACTATATATACTTGCAAATGGAGCacatatttttcaacaaaaattttggctgtgtggtaagtagcttgcttatgaaccacatggctccgggttcggtcccactgcatggcaccttgggtaagtgtcttctgctatagcctcgggccgaccaaagccttgtgagtggatttggtaggcggaaactgaaagaagcccgtcgtatatatgtatgtatatatatatatatatataatatatatatatatatatatatatatatatatcatcatcatcatcatttaacgtccgctttccctgctagcatggttggacggtttgcttttttcggcaaaagagaccgatagaataagtactgggcttacaaagaataagttccggggtcgatttgctcgactaaaggcagtgctccagcatggccgcagtcaaatgactgaaacaagtaaaagagtaaagagtatatatttggtgttactttgcttcagtgttatttattttttacattaatcttaatcttatttcggccagagttctttcgtcacactcctgtgaccgcatcagtggtcctttgctttcttctttcttatttgtgtgtctctccttactaacggtcagccaaatatatagtgcgtgtgtttttattgactaaactggcaaaatgaccattccgaaatacaatatctgtttcaacacacaatttcacataaaaaatcttgcaaaacaaatatataaaatgtagtaactactatacatacttacaaacggagcacatatttttcaacaaaaatttttatataaatcagGTGTGTGACCTATCCATGCGACATCACAGGGATCTGAAGGTGACAGGAGCATATCAATAGTCCAGGTATATGCCCTGGGCTTTTTAGTTTccaagttgttatttttttttttttttacttctttcagtcatttggctgcggccatgctggagcaccgcctttagtcgagcaaatcgaccccgggacttattctttgtaagcccagtacttattctatcggtctcttttgccaaaccgctaagctacggggatgtaaacacaccagcattggttgtcaagcaatgctggggggacaaacacagacacacacacacacacatacatatatatatacatatatacgacaggcttctttcagtttccgtctaccaaatccactcacaaggcttcggttggcccggtgctatagtagaagacacttgcccaagttgccacgcagtgggactgaacccggaagcatgtggttggtaagcaagttacttaccacacagccactcctgcacctatagaaaCATTTTTGTGACATTTGTTTACTCGAAAGCGGAAACCAGAAGTCTGTGTGATGGTCTTTTTGACAACATTGATTCGTTTTGGTTTTTAGTTTAAAAattttagtggctgtgtggtaagtagcttgcttaccaaccacatggttccgggttcagtcccacagcatggcatcttgggcaagtgtcttctgcaatagccccgggccgaccaatgccttgtgagtggatttggtagacagtaactgaaagaagcctgtcgtatatatgtatatatatatatatatatatatatatatgtatgtgtgtgtttgtgtgtctgtgtttgtctccctagcattgcttgacaaccgatgctggtgtgtttatgtccccgtcacttagcggctcggcaaaacagaccgatagaataagtactgggcttacaaagaataagtcccggggtcgatttgctcgactaaaaggcggtgctccagcatggccgcagtcgaatgactgaaacaagtaaaagagtaaaagagaattgcAAATGTTTATCATGGGTAAGAGAAAGTGTTATGAAGCAGGTTTTAAGCCTTTTTACATCCAAATATTGTGGACattttggatgatgatgatgatgatcatcatcatcatcgtttaacgtccgttttccatgctagcatgggttggacggttcaactggggtctgggaagccagaaggttgcgcCAGGCTCTACTGTCTGTTTTGaggtggtttctatggctggatgcccttcctaatgccatccactttacagagtggcactGGGTGCTTTTGTGTGGCTCAGCCATGTGTGCGTTACGCCACCAGAGGGACCGGTCTTCACACTTATGCTGCAGAGTATGGGTCTTTTTgggtacagcaaggcaccaggcaTCTCAatcctttgtgtgtatgtgtgagagagcatatatatatatatcatcatcatcatcgtttaacgtccgctttccatgctggcatgggttggacggttcaactggggtctgggaagccagaaggctgcaccaggcccagtctgatctggcagtgtttctacagctggatgcccttcctaatgccaaccactccgttagtgtagtgggtgctttttacgtgccaccggcacaggtgccagagcaggctggcaaacagccacgatcggatggtagccgtttgccagcctcatctggcacctgtgcaggtggcatgtaaaaaggaaccaatacactcacggagtgagtGGAAAGGAATTTACTAAGGGTGGATCATTGAAAAGACCTGGGTTCAGCACTTAGTAGTAGAATAGGTGAAGAAAACCTGGGATAGTATCCCTGAAGAActaattattaaccctttcgttactgtatttattttgagatgatctgtgtttctttcaattaatttgaaatataacaatgaatttagtaaaataccttagtttatcattcagctagtgttaggaacataaattgtgattaagttttggtggaagattttaattcagaacttatgaaaacaagacatttgtactacagagccagaggtggtttcagccgggttggtatcaaaagggttaaattaatcatttgttaacccttttgttaccatatttctgttgagatgctctgtgtttctttctattaattttaaatataacaaagaatttagtaaaataacttagttatcattaagctagtgttaggaacataaattgtgacttaggtttggtggaagattttaattcaaaacttatgaaaacaagacatttgtactacagagccagagccggtttcagccgggttggtaatgaaagggttaagtcctTCAAAAAATGTGAAATCACAAATGCCATGGGTGGCACTGAAAACAATGTGACGTATGGGGGGATTTGGCTGGATCGATCACGGAAAAGGCGGAGAGTGAGAATAGAGACGAACATAGCATAATTGATGATGAGCTGAACGACTACTATGACGTGGCCACTCATGACGAAGAAGTTTGGGGTTTCAATCCTGATGAAATTTAATAACTATacctaaatgaataaatatattttttatataatatttttgttttgtttgtaattCTAGGCATTTTTGTTGTTAAGTTGATACTtattggttttttttgttttgttttagttgatTTCCACATAAAGTCATTTCCACAAAAATGTTTTAATACTTGTAAGCAAAGTTTTGAAATAAAggtgaataggcgcaggagtggccatgtggtaagtagcttgctaaccaaccccatggttccgggttcagtcccactgcgtggcatattgggcaagtgtcttctactatagccccgggccgaccaaagccttgtgagtggatttggtagatggaaactgaaaagaagcccgtcgtatatatatatatatatatatgtatgtgtttgtccccctggtgtgtttacgtccccgtaacttagcaaaagagaccaatagaataagtactgggcttacaaagatttgctcgactaaaggcggtgctccagcatggccgcagtcacatgactgaaacaagtaaaagagtatttgataatatttaacaaatattagttatatttatgtttaataaaaggGCCGTGTAATTGCCCAGATTATATAGTACAACCTAtctgacggggacataaacacaccagcatcggttgtcaagcaatgctagggggacaaacacagacacacaaacacacccatgcatattatatatatatatatatatatatatatatatatacatatatacgacgggcttcttttcagtttccgtcttttcagtttttgctgaactgctaagttacatggatgtaaacgaatcaacactggttgtcaagcagtggggaagggaacaaatacaaagacaacTCCCACACACCgtcatttaacgttcgctttgACGGTTTTTGACAGGAAACCAGTGAGCCGCAGGGCTGTGTCAAGCTCCTGTATTagctttggcattgtttctatggctggatactcttctgaacaccaaccactctacagggTGTACCGGGTGCGTTTCTTATGCCACCAGCACTTACTAAGGGGGTTAAATGTTTTGACAAAGTTTTGTAGGAATAAAATttaaagttagttagttagttaattttggctcaaaaagcaaaaagcaaggcaatgtagggggacatggagttatgtacagggagggtgttcatgcaaagagttcaggccatttgtggtcaagggagactttgaaccgagcggtcgtcagcaccTTCAcctttcgattgagatgaaatcgtcgcagatagagcttttcggagtgaccccgcagccgacgctctggagcaggagtgaagaacagctctttcgagaggttacactttccgcttatgatgtagggggacagggagttatgtacagggtggtgttcatgtaaagagttcaggccatttctggtcaagagaggctttgaaccgagcggtcgtcggcatcttattccacggatccgcaacccagatggagaaagcccctctccttcgattgagatgaaatcgttgcagatagagcttttcggagtgaccccgcagccgacgctctggagcaggagtgaagaacagctctttcgagaggttacactttccgcttatgatgttgtgaggccatgtagggggacagggagttatgtacagggtggtgttcatgtaaagagttcaggccatttctggtcaagagaggctttgaaccgagcggtcgtcggcatcttattccacggatccgcaacccagacggagaaagcccctctccttcaattgagatgaaattgttgcagatagagcttttcggagtggcCCCacagctgacgctctggagcaggagtgaagaacagctcttttgagaggttacactttctgcttatgatgttgtgaacacggatgagatcaccacagcgtcAATTTGTTTACAACTGCAGTTATCGTTCCTTTCTTGTCTTTAATCCTACAATTGCATTTAGCAGTTTGAAATGAAGGAAATAAAGACAAACAatcaaaatatgtatttcttattcCAACATAAGATTTTGGGAAAGGTTTTTATGATGGAATAAAGAATGCATGTTTTGATTGTTAACTTTGCTTTATTTCCttcctcacagaggcaatggtgaaggaccgagatctctggagatatacagcgactgcaaagacccgggctgcttcctgcaccagttccgcatagcccctgcccattcaaagtaccttggattccagaacatcccgctgtgcttgatgagacctattgagtcaagtacgtgaacatcgaaataaatatcaatggaaatagtagttgtgatacctgtgccagtggcacataaaaagcaccatccgaacgtggccaaagccagtgccgccttgactggcttccgtgccggtggcacgttaaaagcaccaaccgatcgtggccgatgccagactcccctggcacctgtgccagtggcatgtaaaaagcacccactacactcacggagtggttggcgttaggaagggcatccatctgtagaaacactgccagatcagactggagcctggtgtaaggcttcctggcttcccagacccaggtcgaaccgtccaacccatgctagcatggaaaacagacgttaaatgatgatgatgaggaggaggaggaagacagaTTTGAGATGGTTTTAGTTACTATTTCGAGCAATTCCTCGACCATGTaggttttggttgctatttctagctgtgtTCTTCGACCATGTGGGTGCTTTGCTAATACAAACAGTTATAAAAGAGGATACAAAATATAACTTGGCTTCACAGAATTACCGAAACGAATAAGTGAACACTAAAACCTCGAATATCCTTACACTGTACGCAGTGTAAcacaatatataattaatgttaaTTCTAAACAAATTTGGAATAAAGTTCGTAAATACGATGAAGAGCCTCTGGTATAAAGCCGACGCTTTGTAACAGAAGTCCGTCTATATCAATGAAGATGctgcgttatatatattatatatatatatattatataaaagggcttagtaaaataaattactttgccacatactgaactcattagaaatagta includes:
- the LOC118762064 gene encoding zinc finger protein 98-like produces the protein MPKELVNVYHCDVCKKSFSQKGNLTTHKRIHTGEKPFCCDVCICGKSFSRTYSLNIHKYIHTGDKQYHCDICGKSFYGNQHLISHKRVHTGEKPFHCDVCNKSFSRNYELTTHKRIHSGKKPYVCDTCGKSFTRNYDLTSHRNIHTGEKPYYCDICGKLFSRNIEVISHKRIHTGEKPYQCDICGESFSQRNTLTGHKRIHTGEKPYHCDICGKSFSIGKTLTRHKLIHTGEKPFHCLTCGKLFSRNDNLTTHKCIHTGEKPI